The proteins below come from a single Papaver somniferum cultivar HN1 chromosome 11, ASM357369v1, whole genome shotgun sequence genomic window:
- the LOC113322966 gene encoding kinesin-like protein KIN-14R: MRVFNVLLQGEKVLSDLDIYATVGANKPLQLLDARVSAGEGGAIKLSFEGVSGTPIVSGIYIRKAPKLSVPYMNPEYLTCNNCSTEIEVPYIQHKLIQQKSTAKFEKKIDDLRGVSHSPCDMGAHMT, translated from the exons ATGAGGGTGTTCAATGTTTTGTTGCAGGGAGAGAAG GTTTTGTCTGATCTGGATATTTACGCTACCGTTGGAGCCAATAAGCCTTTGCAGCTGCTTGATGCTAGAGTTTCTGCTGGAGAGGGTGGAGCAATTAAGTTAAGCTTTGAAGGGGTTAGTGGAACCCCAATAGTTAGTGGTATCTACATTAGAAAAGCACCCAAATTATCAG TTCCCTATATGAATCCGGAGTACCTTACATGCAACAATTGTTCAACTGAGATTGAAGTTCCTTACATACAG CATAAACTTATTCAACAAAAATCGACGGCTAAGTTTGAGAAAAAGATAGATGATTTGAGGGGAGTGTCACACTCACCGTGCGACATGGGAGCTCATATGACTTAG